The sequence CAAGCGTTCTTTGACTTAACTTTTTTTGATTGTTTTTATCGGTTTCTTTTACCTTTTAGTTCTTTAGCGTCTTGCTTGTAAGATTCTAAATTCGCTTGAGTGAGTTTTTTGTCTATTTTTTGCATAATATCCACAAACATCTTATTCAAAGCGCTCTTGATCGCGTCATTAGAATTATCCAAGCCCTTAACCATCGTGCTCGCTAACCCCCCAGTATGGCTTGAATGGGTGGTTCTTAAGAATTTTTCTTGAATATCCAACTCGCTCAAATCCATCGTGAAAGAATCCAAAGTTTCCCCACTGATAGGCTCCATGATCGTGAGCTTGATAAAACCGGCTGAAATCAAAACCCCTTGCATTTTGTCCAAACCGGTGGAAAATAATAACCCAGGTTCCGATTTTTTCTGCGTGGTTCTTTTAGGATCCGGTCGTAAAACAATCTCCCCACTCAATGAAAGAGTCAAATACCCTTCTTTTTTCTGTGCAAAAGAGAGATCGTCTTTATCGCTACTATCCACGCTAATGACCTTGTAGCCTTGATTTTGCAAGATTTCTTCAACCTTTAGTGCAATCTGGTTTTTGAACTTGTTTTCATACTCTTTCGCCACATTATCGCTATACTGAAAAGCCGGTTTTAAGAGCAAAATGTTTTCATCTAACGCTTGCATTTTAGTTCTAGTGGATTGGTAAT comes from Helicobacter acinonychis and encodes:
- a CDS encoding HpaA family protein, yielding MEKNRCFKNFAWKKCLLGTSVVALLVGCSPNIIETNNVALKLNYQSTRTKMQALDENILLLKPAFQYSDNVAKEYENKFKNQIALKVEEILQNQGYKVISVDSSDKDDLSFAQKKEGYLTLSLSGEIVLRPDPKRTTQKKSEPGLLFSTGLDKMQGVLISAGFIKLTIMEPISGETLDSFTMDLSELDIQEKFLRTTHSSHTGGLASTMVKGLDNSNDAIKSALNKMFVDIMQKIDKKLTQANLESYKQDAKELKGKRNR